One Trichoderma atroviride chromosome 7, complete sequence DNA segment encodes these proteins:
- a CDS encoding uncharacterized protein (EggNog:ENOG41~TransMembrane:2 (o436-453i474-497o)), with amino-acid sequence MNGVGRGGRLRSRDRGNAARRPTQTEVEDFKKPNLPTLKGAPSARRQYAYGAGTEPSAPRRLSNDGMPLSLEEAMNNVLQRQELQEAEEERELQRLQSNSQTAHRYDLTREPTSSDHDSELGSDDETNQQPRSSKLAKTDATAKMAFDISFHQDEDEDETEGDDEDGELTPTESDDSDLRSFDAEGDYFGNASLRLSPMPQQKPALLPVPLNRTANHRRPLVSSLGTTQDQYDRTTPDRVNPTPNRAWSAVKSLLGGRILGPVSPPESDSQISQTTGTSRPTEQNQSTARTRSQKPPATINTASQSQDTDQRAVLTQRNVSSSARLPPATGARQPRSRFASDHSELDDAVQNNIREAESYALHMRQGTLRRILASLFPWGFRPRSQPRDAQYRDGDNDSTASSDIGSDCDSELDSAATDESINLQQLFNPLTYLQAIYWFFSSMIDSITSFVSEFFSGLFSETIRRRLSAIGEALVYTVSGFSILMLAVVLSSIALANLPSLDELPVISVPSVSIPTPPGFGDLASRIGNYMPSISWPSRSAWDEFPELDDLRGAKYAEFEGLINQVLRDLRLMKGAGKLHESSIEKLNTVVPKMVHMTLKDGKPVITQEFWHAMRDLIEKDGSFPMLDKKGNNYEPSTEKQWKDIAAWVAGRPEIASKINEANDAIAKKLPHMWEAWAGDNQRRVEKTLRPILDKMKITGSLSDKDLDKRLDQIIKKHVESTKSDSTVVTREYFLQYLKNEFAAHWTEMKAEINELQPRLEQQIRDSLELAKKDDSSSLTRAEVTKLVDRSIRKAIADLNLEAMAKGQIRAHWDTDLKNQVNYFGVGAGAIVDVKQTSTTFKPDAKYLNDKGLKGAQPYPPIEALLPWHDDGDCWCAAREVNKRGNPHGAKLSVIMGHSIIPQHIVIEHILPGATTNPGARPRQIEVYIKIEDRAVRERLLDFAAANYPEDQFDWNYTPADLPFQFVKVSQFVYEGAELHDGVHVHRLSSELVALNAETDQVIVRAVSNYGAPNHTCFYRIRLYGYKEDDV; translated from the exons ATGAATGGAGTAGGCCGAGGTGGGAGACTACGGTCAAGGGATCGTGGAAATGCTGCGCGACGGCCCACGCAGACGGAAGTCGAAGATTTCAAAAAACCAAATCTTCCTACTTTAAAAGGCGCGCCCAGCGCAAGGCGCCAGTATGCATATGGCGCCGGAACTGAGCCTTCTGCCCCTCGTCGCCTCAGCAATGACGGAATGCCCCTGAGCCTTGAGGAGGCTATGAACAATGTTCTTCAGAGACAAGAACTTCAGGAggccgaggaagagagagagctgcAGAGACTTCAGTCAAATTCACAAACGGCTCATCGATATGATCTCACAAGAGAACCTACTTCAAGCGACCATGACTCAGAGTTGGGCTCAGACGATGAGACAAATCAACAACCGCGTTCTTCAAAGTTAG CGAAAACAGATGCGACCGCAAAAATGGCCTTTGACATATCATTCcaccaagatgaagatgaagatgagaccGAaggagatgacgaggacggAGAACTCACTCCCACCGAAAGTGATGACTCTGACTTACGCAGCTTCGACGCTGAAGGCGATTATTTTGGTAATGCCTCATTAAGACTTTCACCGATGCCGCAACAAAAACCAGCCCTCCTACCTGTTCCGCTAAACAGAACGGCAAATCACCGCCGACCACTTGTTTCGTCTCTGGGGACAACACAAGACCAGTATGATCGGACCACCCCAGATCGAGTCAATCCGACTCCAAACAGAGCTTGGAGCGCCGTCAAGAGCCTTTTAGGAGGAAGGATTCTTGGACCTGTCAGCCCTCCCGAGTCTGACTCTCAGATAAGCCAGACGACTGGCACGAGCAGACCAACCGAACAGAATCAATCTACAGCGAGGACACGCAGTCAGAAACCACCAGCCACTATAAATACAGCAAGTCAATCGCAGGACACAGATCAACGGGCGGTTCTTACTCAAAGGAATGTCAGCAGCTCTGCTCGTTTGCCCCCAGCCACCGGTGCTAGGCAACCTCGCTCTCGCTTTGCATCAGATCACAGCGAATTGGATGATGCCGTGCAGAATAACATCCGAGAGGCGGAAAGCTACGCTCTACATATGCGTCAAGGAACCTTGCGACGAATTCTTGCGTCCCTATTTCCCTGGGGCTTTAGGCCGCGATCTCAACCTAGAGACGCGCAGTATAGAGACGGAGACAATGATTCTACTGCATCCTCCGATATTGGCTCTGATTGTGATTCAGAACTCGATTCCGCAGCCACTGACGAGTCCATCaacttgcagcagctgttcaATCCGCTCACATATTTACAAGCCATCTACTGGTTTTTCAGCTCCATGATAGACAGCATCACCAGCTTTGTCTCTGAGTTCTTCTCTGGCTTGTTCTCGGAGACTATTCGGCGGCGGCTCTCGGCTATCGGCGAGGCTCTGGTATACACCGTTAGTGGCTTTTCTATCCTGATGCTGGCCGTTGTCCTATCCAGCATTGCCCTTGCCAATTTACCAAGCTTGGATGAGCTACCTGTCATTTCTGTTCCATCAGTGTCAATACCAACGCCACCTGGCTTTGGAGACCTTGCTTCTCGAATTGGAAACTACATGCCGTCCATTTCCTGGCCTTCACGAAGCGCGTGGGATGAGTTTCCAGAACTGGATGACCTGCGAGGTGCCAAGTATGCTGAGTTTGAGGGTCTAATCAACCAGGTATTACGAGATCTCCGCCTGATGAAGGGTGCCGGGAAGCTTCACGAGTCATCAATCGAGAAGCTAAACACAGTCGTTCCCAAGATGGTACACATGACGCTCAAAGACGGAAAACCAGTCATCACACAAGAGTTTTGGCATGCCATGCGAGATTTGATCGAGAAGGACGGCAGCTTCCCAATGCTAGATAAGAAGGGCAATAATTACGAACCATCGACAGAGAAGCAATGGAAGGATATTGCCGCGTGGGTGGCAGGACGTCCTGAAATCGCTTCCAAAATTAATGAAGCGAACGACGCAATTGCCAAAAAGCTACCGCACATGTGGGAAGCATGGGCAGGCGACAATCAGCGCAGAGTTGAGAAAACACTCCGTCCCATCCTCGACAAGATGAAAATCACCGGATCTCTCTCCGATAAGGACCTTGATAAGCGCCTTGATCAGATAATCAAGAAGCATGTTGAGAGTACCAAGAGCGATAGCACTGTCGTAACTCGCGAGTATTTCTTGCAATACTTGAAGAACGAGTTTGCCGCTCACTGGACCGAGATGAAGGCTGAAATTAACGAGTTACAGCCCAGGCTAGAGCAACAGATACGTGACTCTCTCGAGCtcgccaagaaggatgatTCTTCGAGCCTAACGCGCGCAGAAGTCACCAAACTTGTTGACAGATCAATACGTAAGGCTATTGCTGATCTCAATTtggaggccatggccaagggCCAGATTCGTGCACACTGGGACACCGATCTGAAGAACCAAGTCAACTACTTTGGAGTCGGCGCAGGAGCGATTGTGGATGTCAAACAGACCTCTACGACATTCAAGCCCGATGCGAAATACCTCAACGACAAAGGTCTCAAGGGTGCTCAACCGTATCCACCTATAGAGGCTCTGCTCCCTTGGCATGACGACGGTGATTGCTGGTGTGCTGCGCGCGAGGTCAACAAGCGCGGTAATCCACATGGTGCTAAGCTGAGCGTCATCATGGGCCATTCCATCATCCCTCAGCACATTGTGATTGAACACATCTTGCCCGGCGCGACGACGAACCCCGGAGCCCGACCTCGCCAAATCGAAGTGTACATTAAGATTGAGGACAGAGCTGTGCGAGAGCGCCTCCTGGACTTTGCGGCGGCAAATTACCCCGAAGATCAATTCGATTGGAACTATACGCCGGCTGATTTGCCTTTTCAGTTTGTCAAAGTCTCGCAGTTCGTGTACGAGGGCGCAGAGTTGCACGATGGCGTTCATGTCCATCGCCTCAGCAGCGAACTCGTGGCTCTTAACGCGGAGACGGACCAGGTGATTGTTCGGGCCGTAAGCAACTACGGTGCTCCGAATCACACGTGTTTCTACCGCATTCGTCTCTATGGGtacaaagaagatgatgtatGA